In one window of Zhihengliuella sp. ISTPL4 DNA:
- a CDS encoding ABC transporter permease produces the protein MRLKSVLSVFAVILVAWLILPTLVLVPISFSEKASFNFPSQGFSFQWYENFFNDRSWVRSTVLSLQIGLTVTAISVVAGTLAAFGLSKLRFRGRSLIENYLLTPMMVPGVVLAIGLYSVFLQYGLLGTFAGFVLAHTALALPLVILNVGTSIQGLDNRLELAAASLGANRVTTFFKVTLPLIAPGVIAGAVFAFVTSFDEVIVSLFIQSPGLQTLPVKIYRSVTQDTDPTVAAVAVLVTVLSVVIIGIAQSLTGRKRKARS, from the coding sequence ATGAGACTCAAGAGCGTCCTCTCCGTCTTCGCTGTCATCCTCGTCGCGTGGCTGATCCTGCCGACGCTGGTGCTCGTGCCAATCTCGTTCAGCGAGAAGGCGTCGTTCAACTTCCCGTCGCAGGGATTCTCGTTCCAGTGGTACGAGAACTTCTTCAACGACCGCTCCTGGGTGCGCTCCACCGTGCTGTCGCTCCAGATCGGCCTGACAGTGACCGCGATCTCCGTGGTCGCCGGGACGCTCGCGGCGTTCGGCCTATCGAAGCTGCGGTTCCGCGGCCGCTCCCTGATCGAGAACTACCTGCTGACACCGATGATGGTGCCCGGCGTGGTGCTGGCGATCGGCCTTTACTCGGTCTTCCTCCAGTACGGGCTGCTGGGGACCTTCGCCGGCTTCGTCCTCGCGCACACCGCCCTCGCACTGCCGCTCGTGATCCTCAACGTCGGCACCAGCATCCAGGGGCTCGACAACCGCCTCGAGCTCGCCGCGGCGAGCCTGGGCGCGAACCGCGTCACGACGTTCTTCAAGGTCACTCTGCCGCTGATCGCGCCCGGTGTGATCGCGGGCGCCGTGTTCGCTTTCGTGACCTCCTTCGATGAGGTCATCGTCTCCCTGTTCATCCAGTCCCCGGGGCTCCAGACCCTTCCCGTCAAGATCTACCGAAGCGTCACGCAGGACACCGACCCGACGGTGGCTGCGGTCGCCGTGCTGGTGACGGTGCTCTCCGTCGTCATCATCGGCATCGCGCAGTCCCTCACCGGACGCAAGAGAAAGGCTCGGTCATGA
- a CDS encoding ABC transporter ATP-binding protein — translation MSNTSIKAAVVDGAQDADAARADASRGITLLGLEKKYGSTAVVKSIDLEIRPGEFMTFLGPSGSGKTTTLNMIAGFTTASSGRLEIDGRSVANVPPHKRDIGMVFQSYALFPHMDVFANIEFPLRRRRVPKAQRTAMVRDALEMVRMTEYRDRLPSELSGGQQQRIALARALVYQPEVLLMDEPLGALDKKLRDWLQSEIKRIHQEVGSTFVYVTHDQEEALSLSDRIAVFNNGNIEQVGTGEELYERPKTLFVGTFLGESTVFRGTVVSRDAGEVDIQSGPALLRARGTIEGDDAAILVRPENLRLLPASAVRAASATGDGVEVTVLSATYLGSAWRHTVRLPDGSTGLVRGPRTSDDLAVGDQAWLEWDTANAVLLPAD, via the coding sequence ATGAGCAACACCTCGATCAAGGCCGCCGTCGTGGACGGCGCGCAGGACGCAGATGCCGCGCGCGCCGATGCGAGCAGGGGCATCACGCTCCTCGGCCTGGAGAAGAAGTACGGATCGACGGCGGTCGTCAAGTCGATCGACCTTGAGATCCGCCCCGGCGAGTTCATGACGTTCCTCGGTCCGAGCGGCTCGGGGAAGACCACGACGCTCAACATGATCGCCGGCTTCACGACCGCGTCGAGCGGCAGGTTGGAGATCGACGGACGCTCGGTCGCGAACGTTCCCCCGCACAAGCGCGACATCGGCATGGTGTTCCAGAGCTACGCGCTGTTCCCGCACATGGACGTGTTCGCGAACATCGAGTTCCCCCTCCGCCGTCGCCGGGTGCCGAAGGCGCAACGCACGGCCATGGTGCGGGACGCGCTCGAGATGGTGCGCATGACGGAGTACCGGGACCGTCTTCCCTCGGAGCTCTCGGGCGGGCAGCAGCAGCGCATCGCCCTGGCCCGCGCCCTGGTGTATCAGCCCGAGGTGCTCCTTATGGACGAGCCTCTCGGCGCGCTCGACAAGAAGCTGCGGGACTGGCTCCAGTCGGAGATCAAGCGCATTCACCAGGAGGTGGGGTCCACGTTCGTCTACGTGACGCACGACCAGGAGGAGGCCCTGTCGCTGTCCGACCGCATCGCCGTGTTCAACAACGGCAACATCGAGCAGGTCGGGACGGGCGAGGAGCTGTACGAGCGCCCGAAGACCCTGTTCGTCGGCACCTTTTTGGGGGAGTCGACCGTGTTCCGCGGCACCGTCGTCTCGCGTGACGCCGGCGAGGTCGACATCCAGTCCGGCCCCGCCCTGCTGCGCGCCCGAGGAACGATCGAGGGCGACGACGCGGCGATCCTCGTCCGTCCCGAGAACCTCCGGCTGCTCCCCGCCTCGGCCGTGCGCGCCGCCAGCGCGACGGGCGACGGCGTGGAGGTCACGGTGCTGTCGGCGACCTACCTCGGTTCGGCCTGGCGCCACACGGTGCGGCTGCCCGACGGCAGCACCGGCCTCGTCCGCGGGCCGCGAACGAGCGACGACCTCGCGGTCGGCGACCAGGCGTGGCTCGAGTGGGACACGGCGAACGCCGTGCTCCTCCCCGCCGACTGA
- a CDS encoding sugar phosphate isomerase/epimerase family protein encodes MTLDASQITGTNFVYQNFAFERCLDDMVELGRERIELWGIAPHLHIPVATDADVRRLRQQMSDRGQRLYCLTPEQVMYPVNLGSDVGWLRESSIAMFRRAAEICAELDGEVLFLTPGRGREDEDPAEPWKRSIDGLHQVVEYASTLGIRCVVESLQRSESNLVFDLESLVRLDRDVDHSNMTIALDTVAMAAGGDTVEGYYAAFGDRITHVHLVDGAPSGHRAWGDGELPLADYLRVLERHGYDGMMSFEIFGAAYSREPLAAHRQCQDAVSAALASWP; translated from the coding sequence GTGACACTCGACGCCTCGCAGATCACCGGAACGAACTTCGTTTACCAGAACTTCGCCTTCGAGCGCTGCCTCGACGACATGGTCGAGCTCGGGCGCGAGCGCATCGAACTGTGGGGAATCGCGCCGCACCTGCACATCCCGGTCGCGACGGATGCCGATGTGCGGCGCCTGCGTCAGCAGATGTCCGATCGCGGGCAGCGGCTGTACTGCTTGACCCCGGAGCAGGTGATGTACCCGGTGAACCTTGGGTCGGACGTCGGGTGGCTGCGCGAGTCCAGCATCGCGATGTTTCGCCGCGCCGCGGAGATCTGCGCCGAGCTCGACGGAGAGGTGCTGTTCCTCACGCCGGGGCGTGGCCGGGAGGACGAGGACCCTGCCGAGCCGTGGAAGCGCTCGATCGACGGTCTGCACCAGGTCGTGGAGTATGCCTCGACCCTCGGCATCCGCTGCGTCGTGGAGTCGTTACAGCGCAGCGAGTCGAACCTCGTCTTCGATCTCGAGTCGCTGGTGCGCCTCGACCGCGACGTCGACCACTCGAACATGACGATCGCGCTAGACACGGTGGCGATGGCCGCAGGGGGTGACACGGTCGAGGGGTACTACGCGGCGTTCGGCGACCGCATCACCCACGTGCACCTCGTCGACGGCGCACCCTCCGGGCATCGCGCCTGGGGTGATGGCGAACTGCCCCTCGCAGATTACCTGCGCGTTCTCGAACGGCACGGCTACGACGGGATGATGTCGTTCGAGATCTTCGGTGCGGCGTACTCGCGGGAGCCGCTCGCCGCGCACCGCCAGTGCCAGGATGCCGTGAGTGCCGCCCTGGCGTCCTGGCCATAG
- a CDS encoding DUF7882 family protein yields MGTMQYGSGSEIQIEDRALAHLKVAIATKLRRNESFTLSWRHPEGDVPGRSTIWLHPSIPLRFTFGEPETPELNVKWVQALMVEASSSGGISLVDEVVDGPAD; encoded by the coding sequence ATGGGAACCATGCAGTACGGCTCCGGCAGCGAGATCCAGATCGAGGACCGCGCCCTGGCCCATCTGAAGGTCGCGATCGCGACCAAACTCCGTCGGAACGAGAGCTTCACGCTGTCCTGGCGGCACCCCGAGGGCGACGTCCCTGGGCGCTCGACGATCTGGCTGCATCCGTCGATTCCGCTGCGCTTCACCTTCGGGGAGCCGGAGACGCCGGAGCTGAACGTCAAGTGGGTCCAGGCCCTGATGGTCGAGGCGAGCTCGTCGGGAGGCATCAGCCTCGTGGACGAGGTCGTCGACGGCCCGGCCGACTGA
- a CDS encoding flavodoxin family protein produces MDTPLTALAISCTLKPSPASSSSDLLARQLLDDLGEHGVTGDLVRAVDFDIRPGVEKDMGEGDQWPTLRQRVLDADILVFVTPTWMGQHSSVAQRVLERLDAELSETDEQGRPILFDKVALAGVLGNEDGAHHISAILFQALNDIGYTIPAQTSVYWNGEAMQTVDYKDLDETPEAVSSAIATATRNAAHLARQLTAQAYPAE; encoded by the coding sequence ATGGACACTCCGCTCACCGCCCTCGCGATCTCCTGCACGCTCAAGCCCTCCCCCGCGTCGTCGAGCTCCGATCTGCTCGCGCGCCAGCTGCTCGACGACCTCGGCGAGCACGGGGTGACGGGCGACCTCGTCCGCGCCGTGGACTTCGACATCCGCCCCGGCGTGGAGAAGGACATGGGAGAAGGCGACCAATGGCCGACCCTGCGTCAGCGCGTCCTGGACGCCGACATCCTCGTGTTCGTCACGCCCACCTGGATGGGCCAGCACTCCAGCGTCGCGCAGCGCGTGCTGGAGCGCCTCGACGCCGAGCTCAGCGAGACGGACGAGCAGGGACGCCCGATCCTCTTCGACAAGGTCGCCCTCGCCGGGGTGCTCGGCAACGAGGACGGCGCGCACCACATCTCCGCGATCCTCTTCCAGGCGCTCAACGACATCGGCTACACGATCCCCGCGCAGACCTCGGTCTACTGGAACGGCGAGGCCATGCAGACCGTGGATTACAAGGACCTCGACGAGACGCCGGAGGCCGTGAGCTCTGCGATCGCGACGGCGACGCGCAACGCGGCGCACCTCGCGCGGCAGCTCACCGCACAGGCGTACCCCGCCGAGTAG
- a CDS encoding GNAT family N-acetyltransferase — protein MAFLQTPAPVTLTGELVELRPLDRSHVDGLIEAVTEGDLWRNAWYTSVPAPEGVAAEVDRRLGLVTSGEMVPFTAFDAAGRILGLTSYYDIVADVPRLHIGYTWNRPSAHGTGTNAESKLLLLRHAFETLGVFRVGLTTQWVNFQSRAAIERLGAKQDGVMRAMSRYRNGALRDSVEYSIIEPEWPAVRANLEARLARRR, from the coding sequence ATGGCCTTCCTCCAGACCCCCGCCCCCGTCACTCTCACCGGCGAGCTCGTCGAGTTGCGTCCCCTCGACCGGTCGCATGTCGACGGTCTCATCGAGGCGGTCACGGAGGGCGACCTGTGGAGGAACGCCTGGTACACCTCGGTTCCGGCGCCGGAGGGCGTCGCGGCCGAGGTCGACCGCCGTCTCGGCCTCGTCACCTCCGGCGAGATGGTGCCGTTCACGGCCTTCGACGCCGCCGGGCGCATCCTCGGCCTGACGTCGTACTACGACATCGTCGCCGACGTCCCCCGGCTGCACATCGGCTACACCTGGAACCGCCCGTCCGCGCACGGCACAGGCACCAACGCCGAGTCGAAGCTGCTGCTACTGCGGCATGCGTTCGAGACGCTCGGCGTCTTCCGGGTCGGCCTGACGACCCAGTGGGTGAACTTCCAGTCCCGCGCGGCGATCGAGCGGCTCGGTGCGAAGCAGGACGGTGTGATGCGAGCGATGAGCCGTTACCGCAACGGTGCACTGCGGGACAGCGTGGAGTACTCGATCATCGAGCCGGAGTGGCCGGCGGTGCGGGCGAACCTCGAAGCGAGGCTCGCCCGGCGACGGTGA
- a CDS encoding ImmA/IrrE family metallo-endopeptidase yields MQQLLRLADDLGLRVIERAGATPGGFQPLTRTIRLAPGMSRRTTRSILAHELGHAHLGHQPTRQPAVRARQERQADEWAARRLITPAAYAAAEELRGPHVASLAFELDVTIEIVLAFQRLLRRQGTVVTAA; encoded by the coding sequence ATGCAGCAGCTCCTCCGCCTGGCCGACGACCTCGGACTCCGCGTCATCGAACGTGCCGGGGCGACCCCCGGCGGCTTCCAGCCCCTGACACGCACGATCCGGCTCGCTCCCGGGATGAGCCGACGGACCACGCGCAGCATCCTCGCCCACGAACTCGGCCACGCGCACCTCGGTCACCAGCCGACCCGGCAGCCGGCCGTCCGCGCGCGGCAGGAGCGACAGGCCGACGAGTGGGCCGCCCGGCGCCTGATCACTCCGGCGGCTTATGCCGCGGCGGAGGAGCTCCGCGGACCGCACGTGGCGAGCCTGGCCTTCGAACTGGACGTGACGATCGAGATCGTCCTCGCCTTCCAGCGCCTGCTCCGACGGCAGGGAACGGTCGTCACGGCTGCCTGA
- a CDS encoding helix-turn-helix domain-containing protein, whose protein sequence is MKTAAEQFNEAVGRQMRAEIAAARSSIAAMARDVGIARSALDNYVTGKRSIPVPVVYAVCATLGVEPHVLVARAEERLAADGMSAVVTPLRRRTDVATPRDNAREVAFESGSTRDTDTDDLYE, encoded by the coding sequence ATGAAGACAGCAGCCGAACAGTTCAACGAGGCGGTCGGCCGTCAGATGCGTGCGGAGATCGCGGCCGCGCGCAGCAGCATCGCCGCCATGGCGCGCGACGTGGGCATCGCCCGGAGCGCCCTGGACAACTACGTGACCGGCAAGCGCTCGATCCCCGTGCCCGTGGTCTACGCGGTGTGCGCCACGCTCGGCGTGGAACCGCATGTGCTCGTCGCCCGCGCCGAGGAGCGCCTGGCAGCCGACGGCATGTCGGCGGTCGTCACTCCCCTCCGGCGCCGCACCGATGTCGCCACCCCGCGCGATAATGCCCGCGAGGTCGCCTTCGAATCCGGATCCACCCGCGACACGGACACCGACGACCTCTACGAGTAG
- a CDS encoding helix-turn-helix domain-containing protein, producing the protein MASAVEAARLHAGVSFIELSEQTGIAPAALGDLLEERADFTMEDVAGIAAALGVPVTRLLPCAP; encoded by the coding sequence ATGGCATCGGCGGTAGAGGCCGCGCGGCTGCACGCCGGAGTGTCGTTCATCGAGCTCTCGGAGCAGACCGGGATCGCTCCGGCCGCGCTGGGCGACCTCTTGGAGGAGCGAGCGGATTTCACGATGGAGGATGTGGCGGGGATCGCCGCCGCCCTCGGCGTCCCCGTGACGCGGCTGCTGCCCTGCGCGCCCTGA
- a CDS encoding aldo/keto reductase, which produces MKTVSFGSTTAPALIAGMMRIDSLDDEQIRDLYRTARDAGIDFFDHADIYGGRMHHCEGRFADALQLGAAERDEIVLQTKCGIVPAQGMFDFSYDHIVGQVEGSLAALRTDRIDVLLLHRPDALVEPDEVARAFDHLESSGKVRAFGVSNHTHSQIELLKTAVQQPLVANQLQLSLTHAPIIAQPVAANMAGHDQSIGRDGGGIVDYCRIHGITVQAWSPYQSGFGGGVFLGHPDYPELNAVIERLAEAHGVTPTAIATAWITRHPAGMQVVLGTTTPHRVQEAAAGAEVALTRAEWYELFRAAGHLLP; this is translated from the coding sequence ATGAAGACCGTTTCCTTCGGATCGACGACCGCTCCGGCCCTGATCGCCGGGATGATGCGCATCGACAGCCTCGACGACGAGCAGATCCGCGACCTGTACCGGACGGCACGCGACGCGGGGATCGACTTCTTCGATCACGCGGACATCTACGGCGGGCGGATGCACCACTGCGAAGGGCGGTTCGCCGATGCCCTGCAGCTCGGTGCCGCGGAACGGGACGAGATCGTGCTGCAGACCAAGTGCGGCATCGTGCCGGCGCAGGGCATGTTCGACTTCTCCTACGACCACATCGTCGGGCAGGTCGAGGGCTCGCTCGCGGCCCTCCGCACCGACCGCATCGACGTCCTCCTGCTGCATCGGCCGGACGCCCTGGTCGAGCCGGACGAGGTGGCCCGCGCCTTCGATCACCTCGAGTCCTCGGGCAAGGTGCGGGCATTCGGGGTGTCCAACCACACACACTCGCAGATCGAGCTGCTGAAGACCGCGGTGCAACAGCCCCTGGTCGCGAACCAGCTGCAGCTGTCCCTCACGCACGCGCCGATCATCGCGCAGCCCGTGGCGGCGAACATGGCGGGCCATGACCAGAGCATCGGACGCGACGGCGGGGGCATCGTCGACTACTGCCGGATCCACGGCATCACCGTGCAGGCGTGGTCGCCGTACCAGAGCGGCTTCGGCGGCGGCGTCTTCCTCGGGCACCCGGACTACCCCGAGCTCAACGCCGTGATCGAGCGTCTGGCGGAGGCCCATGGAGTCACCCCGACAGCGATCGCCACGGCCTGGATCACCCGGCACCCCGCCGGAATGCAGGTCGTGCTCGGGACGACGACACCGCACCGCGTCCAGGAGGCGGCGGCCGGGGCGGAGGTCGCGCTCACCCGTGCCGAGTGGTACGAGCTGTTCCGCGCCGCCGGACACCTGCTGCCGTGA
- a CDS encoding PLD nuclease N-terminal domain-containing protein — protein sequence MPFLFSLLVIALMIGALIDIITRDDAQVKYLPKMIWIIIVIFLPLIGSALWFAIGREYGDAGVPLPRMRRAERPATPTAAVTRPAPPVDVRSTEQQIADLDREIEEWRLREEIEKRRRERGDDALPSS from the coding sequence ATGCCGTTCCTGTTCTCGCTCCTGGTCATCGCGCTGATGATCGGTGCGCTGATCGACATCATCACGCGCGACGACGCGCAGGTGAAGTACCTGCCGAAGATGATCTGGATCATCATCGTGATTTTCCTGCCATTGATCGGCAGTGCGCTGTGGTTCGCGATCGGCCGGGAGTACGGGGACGCCGGCGTCCCGCTCCCGCGGATGCGGCGCGCCGAGCGCCCGGCGACCCCGACGGCCGCGGTCACGCGCCCCGCGCCGCCGGTCGACGTCCGCTCCACCGAGCAGCAGATCGCGGACCTCGACCGGGAGATCGAGGAGTGGCGGCTCCGCGAGGAGATCGAGAAGCGTCGTCGGGAGCGCGGAGACGACGCTCTTCCTTCGTCCTAG
- a CDS encoding DUF1214 domain-containing protein, translating to MSILVNVDNFTLAETHRMMRDLQKEAGGVDRFLHNRAPAAIDRQTVIRLNRDTLYSFAVLDISEGATFTIPEHGDRYLSAMVVNEHHYVDAIFHEAGEHTLSVAQFGTPYVVLAVRILVDPADPADVAEVGALQDRIALHGGSATPFAMPAYDTVSLDETRQALLALARNLRGFDRMFGSEDEVDPVRHLIGTAAGWGGLPSSEASYIGVDPRLPVGRYELTVGEVPVDGFWSISVYNADGFFEPNDRDAYTINDITGVRNDDGTITVRFGDHPEGVPNVLPITEGWNYLVRLYRPRPEVLDGSWTFPTLHESA from the coding sequence ATGAGCATCCTCGTGAACGTCGACAACTTCACCCTCGCCGAGACTCACCGCATGATGCGCGATCTCCAGAAGGAGGCCGGGGGTGTGGATCGGTTCCTCCACAACAGGGCTCCGGCCGCGATCGACCGGCAGACCGTGATCCGGCTGAACCGGGACACCCTGTACAGCTTCGCGGTCCTCGACATCAGCGAGGGGGCGACGTTCACCATCCCGGAGCACGGCGACCGCTACCTTTCGGCGATGGTCGTCAACGAGCACCATTACGTCGATGCGATCTTCCACGAGGCGGGCGAGCACACGCTGTCGGTGGCGCAGTTCGGGACGCCGTACGTCGTGCTGGCCGTGCGCATCCTCGTGGACCCCGCGGACCCGGCGGATGTGGCGGAGGTGGGGGCGCTGCAGGATCGCATCGCGCTGCACGGCGGTTCCGCCACGCCGTTCGCGATGCCGGCCTACGACACCGTCAGCCTCGACGAGACCCGCCAGGCGCTGCTCGCGTTGGCGCGGAACCTGCGCGGCTTCGACCGCATGTTCGGCAGCGAGGACGAGGTCGATCCGGTGCGGCACCTCATCGGCACGGCGGCGGGCTGGGGCGGGCTGCCGTCATCCGAGGCGAGCTACATCGGCGTCGACCCGCGTCTGCCGGTGGGCCGGTACGAGCTCACGGTCGGCGAGGTGCCGGTCGACGGTTTCTGGTCGATCTCGGTGTACAACGCGGACGGCTTCTTCGAGCCGAACGATCGCGACGCGTACACGATCAACGACATCACCGGCGTCCGTAACGACGACGGCACGATCACCGTCCGCTTCGGCGACCATCCGGAGGGGGTGCCCAACGTGCTGCCGATCACGGAGGGATGGAACTACCTCGTTCGGCTCTACCGCCCCCGCCCCGAGGTGCTCGACGGCAGCTGGACGTTCCCGACGCTCCACGAGTCGGCCTGA
- a CDS encoding epimerase, whose amino-acid sequence MSTDRVVIGGATGFMGRYLAARLRDAGRGVVTISRSGSDLTWVDQDGIDAAVDGASLVIGLAGKSVNCRYTPRNRAEIFRSRLDTTAALSRAISRAATPPPLWVNSSTATIYRHAEDRPMTESTGEIGTGFSVEVAKAWERALFADALPGTRRVALRSAIVLGDGGVLEPLRTLTRLGLGGPQYDGFWPVGPGRRAAGTAHLPGARGGRQRFSWIHIEDVARIIDFLEETPALDGPVNAASPNPVDNVTFMSTVRRVLGAKIGPPMPRWMLELGAIGIRTETELVLKSRWVLPEKLTAAGFTFRHPDLEEAVRASFAAADADPRAHAA is encoded by the coding sequence ATGAGCACGGACCGGGTGGTCATCGGCGGAGCGACGGGCTTCATGGGGCGGTACCTCGCGGCGCGCCTGCGGGACGCCGGCCGCGGGGTCGTCACGATCTCCCGCTCCGGAAGCGACCTGACCTGGGTTGACCAGGACGGCATCGACGCCGCCGTCGACGGGGCGTCCCTCGTGATCGGCCTGGCGGGCAAGAGCGTGAACTGCCGCTATACGCCGCGCAACCGGGCCGAGATCTTCCGCTCCCGGCTGGACACGACCGCAGCCCTCAGCCGCGCCATCTCCCGCGCAGCCACCCCGCCGCCGCTCTGGGTCAACTCCTCGACGGCCACCATCTACCGGCATGCCGAGGACCGGCCCATGACGGAGTCCACCGGCGAGATCGGCACCGGGTTCTCGGTCGAGGTCGCCAAGGCGTGGGAGCGGGCATTGTTCGCCGATGCCCTTCCCGGGACTCGCCGCGTGGCGCTCCGCAGCGCGATCGTCCTCGGCGACGGTGGCGTGCTGGAACCGCTCCGCACCCTCACCCGGCTGGGCCTCGGCGGCCCGCAGTACGACGGGTTCTGGCCCGTCGGCCCCGGACGCCGCGCCGCCGGCACCGCACACCTGCCCGGCGCCCGCGGCGGTCGGCAGCGCTTCAGCTGGATCCACATCGAGGATGTGGCGCGCATCATCGACTTCCTCGAAGAGACCCCGGCTCTGGACGGCCCCGTCAACGCGGCGTCACCGAACCCCGTCGACAACGTCACCTTCATGTCCACCGTGCGCCGCGTGCTGGGGGCGAAGATCGGCCCGCCGATGCCGCGCTGGATGCTCGAGCTCGGCGCCATCGGCATCCGCACGGAGACCGAGCTCGTGTTGAAGAGCCGCTGGGTCCTGCCCGAGAAGCTCACGGCCGCCGGCTTCACCTTCCGCCACCCGGACCTGGAGGAAGCCGTCCGCGCCTCTTTCGCCGCGGCGGACGCGGATCCCCGAGCGCACGCGGCCTGA
- a CDS encoding DUF4166 domain-containing protein, with translation MTPVPQSPYARALGARLTELHPRLRAYFQAVPDGMVGVGDGTFQRVGTPRRALWPLLRRLERRGVIAARWERDVPFHIENRTIASRAIAERTFRFADGPWVMRDAVAPTRHGRIVDELGEPGLIVACFDVEPRAGALHLTSRAVGIRIGRFRLRIPRVVAPVVRLVERWDDEAERQRVRLTVDAPLLGRLYEYRGDFSYILEPDRKDDDA, from the coding sequence GTGACGCCCGTGCCGCAGTCCCCGTATGCGAGGGCTCTCGGCGCGCGCCTCACCGAGCTGCATCCACGGCTGCGGGCCTACTTCCAGGCCGTGCCCGACGGGATGGTCGGCGTCGGCGACGGCACCTTCCAGCGCGTCGGCACGCCTCGTCGCGCCCTCTGGCCGCTCCTCCGCCGCCTCGAACGGCGCGGGGTGATCGCGGCCCGCTGGGAGCGCGACGTGCCGTTCCACATCGAGAACCGCACCATCGCCTCCCGGGCGATCGCCGAGCGCACGTTCCGGTTCGCGGACGGTCCGTGGGTCATGCGCGACGCCGTCGCTCCGACGAGGCACGGCCGCATCGTCGACGAGCTCGGCGAGCCCGGCCTCATCGTGGCCTGCTTCGACGTGGAACCCCGCGCGGGGGCCCTGCACCTGACGAGCCGCGCAGTGGGCATTCGTATCGGGCGCTTCCGGCTCCGCATCCCACGGGTCGTGGCTCCTGTCGTCCGGCTCGTCGAGCGCTGGGACGACGAGGCCGAGCGCCAGCGCGTTCGGCTCACCGTGGATGCGCCGCTCCTCGGGCGCCTCTACGAATACCGCGGCGACTTCAGCTACATCCTGGAACCCGATCGGAAGGACGACGACGCATGA
- a CDS encoding TetR/AcrR family transcriptional regulator, which yields MPSDDSEHPRPRGAYAKGIARRQEILDRAIEVFAARGADRTSLRAIAKEVGVTHAALTHYFGSLEELLVAVYVESNAPERKTDPEPANPVEGMIRSARANREVPGLVQLYSTLVASALEEGHPAARAFATERFARLRADIAETVREQQTEGHIRADVDPLAVAALVIAASDGLQTQWLLDDAAPQHEALALLGRLLRPTDDAGRAGSSEG from the coding sequence ATGCCTTCCGACGACTCCGAGCATCCGCGTCCCCGCGGGGCCTACGCCAAGGGCATCGCACGCCGCCAGGAGATCCTGGACCGCGCGATCGAGGTGTTCGCGGCGCGGGGCGCCGACCGCACGAGCCTGCGGGCGATCGCGAAGGAGGTGGGGGTGACGCATGCCGCCCTCACCCACTACTTCGGGTCGCTGGAGGAGCTGCTCGTCGCCGTCTACGTCGAGAGCAACGCGCCGGAACGGAAGACCGACCCGGAACCCGCGAACCCCGTCGAGGGCATGATCCGGTCGGCCAGGGCCAACCGCGAGGTGCCCGGTCTGGTGCAGCTCTACTCCACGCTCGTCGCCAGCGCTCTCGAGGAGGGGCACCCCGCCGCCCGCGCCTTCGCGACCGAGCGGTTCGCGCGCCTGCGCGCCGACATCGCCGAGACGGTCCGCGAGCAGCAGACGGAGGGGCACATCCGCGCGGACGTCGATCCGCTCGCGGTCGCCGCCCTCGTCATCGCCGCCTCGGACGGCCTGCAGACCCAATGGCTCCTGGACGACGCCGCTCCCCAGCATGAGGCCCTCGCCCTCCTCGGCCGCCTGCTCCGGCCGACCGACGACGCGGGCCGGGCGGGGTCCTCCGAGGGCTAG